A part of Populus alba chromosome 8, ASM523922v2, whole genome shotgun sequence genomic DNA contains:
- the LOC118058553 gene encoding uncharacterized protein isoform X2, with amino-acid sequence MGACVSTPEGCARCRLSSSEKIKLRRKGKENTTVKRRSVPPCRDDRSDGLAPAAPPLRLPSSTNPTFEGNIEEPWFDSASKFESDCDEDFESFPDDVLSLNGFEGASLSSIASGRVANHGDYNNVNMQDSSFTDQMQQAGDLSGNSTHGPVGNFTKQSNIQVLNSDYVDSQSKSDGLSNEVKQPVFLDEITSVDENAGKEEGLLDICGTIPGNCLPCLASAVPSVEKRRSLSSSSPSARKKGALKPPFKWKEGNSSNTLFSSKTILHRPKAGSQVPFCPVEKKMLDCWSQIEPCSFKIRGKNYFRDKKKEFAPNCAAYYPFGVDVFLSPRKIDHIARFVNLPAINSAGKVPPILVVNVQIPLYPAAIFQSETDGEGANFVLYFKLSDSYSKELPTHFQESIRRLIDDEVERVKGFRVDTTIPFRERLKILGRVANVEDLHLSAAERKLMQAYNEKPVLSRPQHEFYLGHNYFEVDIDMHRFSYISRKGFEAFMDRLKICVLDVGLTIQGNKVEELPEQILCCIRLNGIAYMNYHQLFSEEPIDSLSG; translated from the exons atgggGGCCTGTGTGTCAACTCCAGAGGGGTGTGCTCGTTGCAGATTGAGTTCTTCAGAGAAGATAAAGTTACGCAGGAAAGGCAAGGAAAATACTACTGTCAAGAGAAGATCAGTGCCGCCATGTAGAGATGACAGGTCTGATGGCCTTGCTCCTGCTGCTCCTCCGCTTCGTCTCCCTTCCTCCACCAACCCCACTTTTGAAG GAAATATCGAGGAGCCATGGTTTGACTCAGCTTCAAAATTTGAGTCTGATTGCGATGAAGATTTTGAAAGTTTTCCAGATG ATGTCTTATCTCTAAATGGCTTCGAAGGTGCATCACTGTCAAGCATTGCATCTGGCAGAGTTGCCAATCATGGAGACTATAATAATGTCAATATGCAAGATTCCTCCTTCACTGATCAGATGCAGCAGGCGGGGGATTTATCTGGAAATTCCACACATGGCCCTGTTGGTAACTTCACTAAACAATCAAATATTCAGGTCCTCAATTCAGATTATGTCGATTCCCAATCCAAATCTGATGGACTTTCAAATGAAGTAAAGCAACCAGTGTTCCTTGATGAAATCACCTCTGTGGATGAAAATGCTGGTAAGGAGGAAGGATTATTAGACATCTGTGGAACTATTCCAGGCAACTGCTTGCCTTGTCTCGCCTCAGCTGTTCCATCGGTTGAAAAGAGAAGATCGCTAAGCTCTAGTTCACCAAGTGCAAGGAAAAAGGGTGCCTTAAAACCCCCATTCAAGTGGAAGGAAGGGAATTCTAGCAACACTTTAT TTTCTTCAAAGACGATTCTGCACAGACCAAAAGCAGGGTCCCAAGTACCCTTTTGCCCGGTGGAGAAAAAAATGCTTGATTGTTGGTCGCAAATCGAGCCATGTAGTTTTAAAATTCGAGGAAAGAATTATTTCAG GGACAAGAAGAAGGAATTTGCTCCTAACTGTGCTGCATACTATCCATTTGGTGTTGATGTGTTCTTGTCTCCACGAAAAATTGATCATATAGCTCGGTTTGTGAACCTCCCTGCTATTAACTCTGCCGGGAAGGTCCCACCTATCCTTGTTGTAAATGTTCag ATTCCACTGTATCCTGCCGCAATTTTTCAGAGTGAAACAGATGGAGAAGGagcaaattttgttttgtattttaagcTTTCTGATAGTTACTCTAAGGAACTTCCAACTCACTTTCAAGAAAGCATCAGA CGATTAATTGATGATGAAGTTGAAAGGGTCAAAGGTTTTCGTGTAGATACAACTATACCTTTCCGAGAAAGGTTGAAGATATTGGGCCGCGTTGCAAACGTAGAAGATCTTCATTTAAGTGCTGCAGAAAGGAAGCTCATGCAGGCTTACAATGAGAAACCTGTTCTTTCACGTCCGCAACATGAGTTCTACTTG GGACACAATTACTTCGAGGTTGACATCGACATGCACAGGTTCAGTTACATCTCCAGGAAAGGTTTCGAAGCATTCATGGACAGGCTTAAAATTTGTGTGTTGGATGTTGGACTCACAATTCAG GGGAACAAAGTCGAAGAGTTGCCGGAGCAGATTTTGTGTTGTATTAGATTAAACGGAATTGCTTACATGAATTACCACCAGTTGTTTAGTGAAGAGCCCATTGATTCTCTAAGTGGCTGA
- the LOC118058553 gene encoding uncharacterized protein isoform X1 has protein sequence MGACVSTPEGCARCRLSSSEKIKLRRKGKENTTVKRRSVPPCRDDRSDGLAPAAPPLRLPSSTNPTFEAGNIEEPWFDSASKFESDCDEDFESFPDDVLSLNGFEGASLSSIASGRVANHGDYNNVNMQDSSFTDQMQQAGDLSGNSTHGPVGNFTKQSNIQVLNSDYVDSQSKSDGLSNEVKQPVFLDEITSVDENAGKEEGLLDICGTIPGNCLPCLASAVPSVEKRRSLSSSSPSARKKGALKPPFKWKEGNSSNTLFSSKTILHRPKAGSQVPFCPVEKKMLDCWSQIEPCSFKIRGKNYFRDKKKEFAPNCAAYYPFGVDVFLSPRKIDHIARFVNLPAINSAGKVPPILVVNVQIPLYPAAIFQSETDGEGANFVLYFKLSDSYSKELPTHFQESIRRLIDDEVERVKGFRVDTTIPFRERLKILGRVANVEDLHLSAAERKLMQAYNEKPVLSRPQHEFYLGHNYFEVDIDMHRFSYISRKGFEAFMDRLKICVLDVGLTIQGNKVEELPEQILCCIRLNGIAYMNYHQLFSEEPIDSLSG, from the exons atgggGGCCTGTGTGTCAACTCCAGAGGGGTGTGCTCGTTGCAGATTGAGTTCTTCAGAGAAGATAAAGTTACGCAGGAAAGGCAAGGAAAATACTACTGTCAAGAGAAGATCAGTGCCGCCATGTAGAGATGACAGGTCTGATGGCCTTGCTCCTGCTGCTCCTCCGCTTCGTCTCCCTTCCTCCACCAACCCCACTTTTGAAG CAGGAAATATCGAGGAGCCATGGTTTGACTCAGCTTCAAAATTTGAGTCTGATTGCGATGAAGATTTTGAAAGTTTTCCAGATG ATGTCTTATCTCTAAATGGCTTCGAAGGTGCATCACTGTCAAGCATTGCATCTGGCAGAGTTGCCAATCATGGAGACTATAATAATGTCAATATGCAAGATTCCTCCTTCACTGATCAGATGCAGCAGGCGGGGGATTTATCTGGAAATTCCACACATGGCCCTGTTGGTAACTTCACTAAACAATCAAATATTCAGGTCCTCAATTCAGATTATGTCGATTCCCAATCCAAATCTGATGGACTTTCAAATGAAGTAAAGCAACCAGTGTTCCTTGATGAAATCACCTCTGTGGATGAAAATGCTGGTAAGGAGGAAGGATTATTAGACATCTGTGGAACTATTCCAGGCAACTGCTTGCCTTGTCTCGCCTCAGCTGTTCCATCGGTTGAAAAGAGAAGATCGCTAAGCTCTAGTTCACCAAGTGCAAGGAAAAAGGGTGCCTTAAAACCCCCATTCAAGTGGAAGGAAGGGAATTCTAGCAACACTTTAT TTTCTTCAAAGACGATTCTGCACAGACCAAAAGCAGGGTCCCAAGTACCCTTTTGCCCGGTGGAGAAAAAAATGCTTGATTGTTGGTCGCAAATCGAGCCATGTAGTTTTAAAATTCGAGGAAAGAATTATTTCAG GGACAAGAAGAAGGAATTTGCTCCTAACTGTGCTGCATACTATCCATTTGGTGTTGATGTGTTCTTGTCTCCACGAAAAATTGATCATATAGCTCGGTTTGTGAACCTCCCTGCTATTAACTCTGCCGGGAAGGTCCCACCTATCCTTGTTGTAAATGTTCag ATTCCACTGTATCCTGCCGCAATTTTTCAGAGTGAAACAGATGGAGAAGGagcaaattttgttttgtattttaagcTTTCTGATAGTTACTCTAAGGAACTTCCAACTCACTTTCAAGAAAGCATCAGA CGATTAATTGATGATGAAGTTGAAAGGGTCAAAGGTTTTCGTGTAGATACAACTATACCTTTCCGAGAAAGGTTGAAGATATTGGGCCGCGTTGCAAACGTAGAAGATCTTCATTTAAGTGCTGCAGAAAGGAAGCTCATGCAGGCTTACAATGAGAAACCTGTTCTTTCACGTCCGCAACATGAGTTCTACTTG GGACACAATTACTTCGAGGTTGACATCGACATGCACAGGTTCAGTTACATCTCCAGGAAAGGTTTCGAAGCATTCATGGACAGGCTTAAAATTTGTGTGTTGGATGTTGGACTCACAATTCAG GGGAACAAAGTCGAAGAGTTGCCGGAGCAGATTTTGTGTTGTATTAGATTAAACGGAATTGCTTACATGAATTACCACCAGTTGTTTAGTGAAGAGCCCATTGATTCTCTAAGTGGCTGA
- the LOC118058553 gene encoding uncharacterized protein isoform X3, which yields MGACVSTPEGCARCRLSSSEKIKLRRKGKENTTVKRRSVPPCRDDRSDGLAPAAPPLRLPSSTNPTFEAGNIEEPWFDSASKFESDCDEDFESFPDDVLSLNGFEGASLSSIASGRVANHGDYNNVNMQDSSFTDQMQQAGDLSGNSTHGPVVKQPVFLDEITSVDENAGKEEGLLDICGTIPGNCLPCLASAVPSVEKRRSLSSSSPSARKKGALKPPFKWKEGNSSNTLFSSKTILHRPKAGSQVPFCPVEKKMLDCWSQIEPCSFKIRGKNYFRDKKKEFAPNCAAYYPFGVDVFLSPRKIDHIARFVNLPAINSAGKVPPILVVNVQIPLYPAAIFQSETDGEGANFVLYFKLSDSYSKELPTHFQESIRRLIDDEVERVKGFRVDTTIPFRERLKILGRVANVEDLHLSAAERKLMQAYNEKPVLSRPQHEFYLGHNYFEVDIDMHRFSYISRKGFEAFMDRLKICVLDVGLTIQGNKVEELPEQILCCIRLNGIAYMNYHQLFSEEPIDSLSG from the exons atgggGGCCTGTGTGTCAACTCCAGAGGGGTGTGCTCGTTGCAGATTGAGTTCTTCAGAGAAGATAAAGTTACGCAGGAAAGGCAAGGAAAATACTACTGTCAAGAGAAGATCAGTGCCGCCATGTAGAGATGACAGGTCTGATGGCCTTGCTCCTGCTGCTCCTCCGCTTCGTCTCCCTTCCTCCACCAACCCCACTTTTGAAG CAGGAAATATCGAGGAGCCATGGTTTGACTCAGCTTCAAAATTTGAGTCTGATTGCGATGAAGATTTTGAAAGTTTTCCAGATG ATGTCTTATCTCTAAATGGCTTCGAAGGTGCATCACTGTCAAGCATTGCATCTGGCAGAGTTGCCAATCATGGAGACTATAATAATGTCAATATGCAAGATTCCTCCTTCACTGATCAGATGCAGCAGGCGGGGGATTTATCTGGAAATTCCACACATGGCCCTGTTG TAAAGCAACCAGTGTTCCTTGATGAAATCACCTCTGTGGATGAAAATGCTGGTAAGGAGGAAGGATTATTAGACATCTGTGGAACTATTCCAGGCAACTGCTTGCCTTGTCTCGCCTCAGCTGTTCCATCGGTTGAAAAGAGAAGATCGCTAAGCTCTAGTTCACCAAGTGCAAGGAAAAAGGGTGCCTTAAAACCCCCATTCAAGTGGAAGGAAGGGAATTCTAGCAACACTTTAT TTTCTTCAAAGACGATTCTGCACAGACCAAAAGCAGGGTCCCAAGTACCCTTTTGCCCGGTGGAGAAAAAAATGCTTGATTGTTGGTCGCAAATCGAGCCATGTAGTTTTAAAATTCGAGGAAAGAATTATTTCAG GGACAAGAAGAAGGAATTTGCTCCTAACTGTGCTGCATACTATCCATTTGGTGTTGATGTGTTCTTGTCTCCACGAAAAATTGATCATATAGCTCGGTTTGTGAACCTCCCTGCTATTAACTCTGCCGGGAAGGTCCCACCTATCCTTGTTGTAAATGTTCag ATTCCACTGTATCCTGCCGCAATTTTTCAGAGTGAAACAGATGGAGAAGGagcaaattttgttttgtattttaagcTTTCTGATAGTTACTCTAAGGAACTTCCAACTCACTTTCAAGAAAGCATCAGA CGATTAATTGATGATGAAGTTGAAAGGGTCAAAGGTTTTCGTGTAGATACAACTATACCTTTCCGAGAAAGGTTGAAGATATTGGGCCGCGTTGCAAACGTAGAAGATCTTCATTTAAGTGCTGCAGAAAGGAAGCTCATGCAGGCTTACAATGAGAAACCTGTTCTTTCACGTCCGCAACATGAGTTCTACTTG GGACACAATTACTTCGAGGTTGACATCGACATGCACAGGTTCAGTTACATCTCCAGGAAAGGTTTCGAAGCATTCATGGACAGGCTTAAAATTTGTGTGTTGGATGTTGGACTCACAATTCAG GGGAACAAAGTCGAAGAGTTGCCGGAGCAGATTTTGTGTTGTATTAGATTAAACGGAATTGCTTACATGAATTACCACCAGTTGTTTAGTGAAGAGCCCATTGATTCTCTAAGTGGCTGA
- the LOC118058553 gene encoding uncharacterized protein isoform X4, which produces MGACVSTPEGCARCRLSSSEKIKLRRKGKENTTVKRRSVPPCRDDRSDGLAPAAPPLRLPSSTNPTFEAGNIEEPWFDSASKFESDCDEDFESFPDDVLSLNGFEGASLSSIASGRVANHGDYNNVNMQDSSFTDQMQQAGDLSGNSTHGPVGNFTKQSNIQVLNSDYVDSQSKSDGLSNEVKQPVFLDEITSVDENAGKEEGLLDICGTIPGNCLPCLASAVPSVEKRRSLSSSSPSARKKGALKPPFKWKEGNSSNTLFSSKTILHRPKAGSQVPFCPVEKKMLDCWSQIEPCSFKIRGKNYFRDKKKEFAPNCAAYYPFGVDVFLSPRKIDHIARFVNLPAINSAGKVPPILVVNVQIPLYPAAIFQSETDGEGANFVLYFKLSDSYSKELPTHFQESIRRLIDDEVERVKGFRVDTTIPFRERLKILGRVANVEDLHLSAAERKLMQAYNEKPVLSRPQHEFYLVQLHLQERFRSIHGQA; this is translated from the exons atgggGGCCTGTGTGTCAACTCCAGAGGGGTGTGCTCGTTGCAGATTGAGTTCTTCAGAGAAGATAAAGTTACGCAGGAAAGGCAAGGAAAATACTACTGTCAAGAGAAGATCAGTGCCGCCATGTAGAGATGACAGGTCTGATGGCCTTGCTCCTGCTGCTCCTCCGCTTCGTCTCCCTTCCTCCACCAACCCCACTTTTGAAG CAGGAAATATCGAGGAGCCATGGTTTGACTCAGCTTCAAAATTTGAGTCTGATTGCGATGAAGATTTTGAAAGTTTTCCAGATG ATGTCTTATCTCTAAATGGCTTCGAAGGTGCATCACTGTCAAGCATTGCATCTGGCAGAGTTGCCAATCATGGAGACTATAATAATGTCAATATGCAAGATTCCTCCTTCACTGATCAGATGCAGCAGGCGGGGGATTTATCTGGAAATTCCACACATGGCCCTGTTGGTAACTTCACTAAACAATCAAATATTCAGGTCCTCAATTCAGATTATGTCGATTCCCAATCCAAATCTGATGGACTTTCAAATGAAGTAAAGCAACCAGTGTTCCTTGATGAAATCACCTCTGTGGATGAAAATGCTGGTAAGGAGGAAGGATTATTAGACATCTGTGGAACTATTCCAGGCAACTGCTTGCCTTGTCTCGCCTCAGCTGTTCCATCGGTTGAAAAGAGAAGATCGCTAAGCTCTAGTTCACCAAGTGCAAGGAAAAAGGGTGCCTTAAAACCCCCATTCAAGTGGAAGGAAGGGAATTCTAGCAACACTTTAT TTTCTTCAAAGACGATTCTGCACAGACCAAAAGCAGGGTCCCAAGTACCCTTTTGCCCGGTGGAGAAAAAAATGCTTGATTGTTGGTCGCAAATCGAGCCATGTAGTTTTAAAATTCGAGGAAAGAATTATTTCAG GGACAAGAAGAAGGAATTTGCTCCTAACTGTGCTGCATACTATCCATTTGGTGTTGATGTGTTCTTGTCTCCACGAAAAATTGATCATATAGCTCGGTTTGTGAACCTCCCTGCTATTAACTCTGCCGGGAAGGTCCCACCTATCCTTGTTGTAAATGTTCag ATTCCACTGTATCCTGCCGCAATTTTTCAGAGTGAAACAGATGGAGAAGGagcaaattttgttttgtattttaagcTTTCTGATAGTTACTCTAAGGAACTTCCAACTCACTTTCAAGAAAGCATCAGA CGATTAATTGATGATGAAGTTGAAAGGGTCAAAGGTTTTCGTGTAGATACAACTATACCTTTCCGAGAAAGGTTGAAGATATTGGGCCGCGTTGCAAACGTAGAAGATCTTCATTTAAGTGCTGCAGAAAGGAAGCTCATGCAGGCTTACAATGAGAAACCTGTTCTTTCACGTCCGCAACATGAGTTCTACTTG GTTCAGTTACATCTCCAGGAAAGGTTTCGAAGCATTCATGGACAGGCTTAA